One genomic segment of uncultured Desulfobacter sp. includes these proteins:
- a CDS encoding HAMP domain-containing sensor histidine kinase — MFTSLYSKIAMGLASLFLLLGLIFIGVTVFSTDMYQQEVNQKLNRHLADQIAREWLLMDNGRLNTSALKEVFHMLMVVNPGIEIYLLDPSGKILTYSAPKGSVKRKAVYLTPVLEWLDSKGAVPPVLGDDPKHPSRQKVFSAAPIMDGETLEGYVYVILGGAQYDSVADKLKGSYIFRLSTWMILASLLFTFTSGLVIFALLTGRLKRLARIMEAFRADNVGETLVLPKISARKTADEIDRLTLTFRNMADRIHQQMKALNASDQMRRELVANVSHDLKTPLATLQGYIETLLMDDSRQTPEQRREYLEIAIKHCLRLNTLVNDLLELAQVESAGYQIRPEPFNPAELAGDIIQKFRLRADEKKITFYPLFHVTDRFVLADIALVERVLENLIENALGHTPERGKVTVEIFAGADIEISVSDSGPGIPEKELDRIFDRFYRSWDRTGDTHIGLGLAIARKIVELHGEELKVDTAPGKGTRFYFCLPAAE; from the coding sequence ATGTTTACGTCCCTGTACTCCAAAATCGCAATGGGACTGGCCTCCCTTTTTCTGCTCCTGGGCCTGATTTTTATCGGGGTCACGGTGTTTTCAACTGACATGTATCAGCAAGAGGTAAACCAGAAACTCAACCGGCATCTGGCAGACCAAATTGCCCGGGAATGGCTGCTCATGGATAATGGCAGGCTCAATACATCAGCCCTGAAAGAGGTTTTTCACATGCTTATGGTGGTTAACCCGGGTATTGAGATCTATTTGCTGGACCCGTCAGGCAAAATTTTAACCTATTCGGCACCAAAGGGCAGTGTCAAGCGCAAAGCCGTGTACCTTACGCCAGTTCTGGAATGGCTTGACAGCAAAGGAGCAGTCCCCCCTGTTTTGGGCGATGATCCCAAACATCCCTCCAGGCAAAAGGTGTTTTCCGCAGCACCCATCATGGATGGAGAGACACTGGAAGGATATGTTTACGTGATCCTTGGCGGAGCGCAGTATGATTCAGTGGCGGATAAGCTTAAAGGCTCTTATATTTTCAGACTTTCCACCTGGATGATCCTGGCAAGCCTTTTGTTTACCTTTACAAGCGGCCTTGTGATTTTTGCTTTGCTCACCGGCCGGCTGAAACGTCTGGCCCGGATCATGGAGGCCTTCCGGGCAGACAACGTTGGGGAAACGCTTGTGCTTCCAAAGATCTCCGCAAGGAAAACCGCAGATGAAATCGACCGGTTGACCCTGACGTTTCGAAATATGGCCGACCGCATCCACCAACAGATGAAAGCCTTGAACGCCTCCGACCAGATGCGGCGGGAACTTGTAGCCAACGTATCCCACGATTTAAAAACCCCTTTGGCCACCCTCCAGGGGTATATTGAAACCTTGCTCATGGATGACAGCCGGCAGACACCGGAACAACGCCGGGAATATTTAGAAATAGCCATCAAACACTGCCTGCGTCTTAATACGCTGGTCAACGATCTTTTGGAGTTGGCCCAGGTGGAATCCGCCGGATACCAGATCCGTCCCGAGCCCTTTAACCCGGCGGAACTGGCCGGGGATATCATTCAAAAATTCAGATTACGGGCCGACGAGAAAAAGATCACATTTTATCCCCTGTTCCACGTTACCGACCGGTTTGTCCTGGCGGATATAGCCCTGGTTGAAAGGGTGTTGGAAAATTTAATTGAAAACGCCCTTGGCCATACCCCCGAAAGGGGAAAGGTAACCGTTGAAATCTTTGCAGGGGCCGATATTGAAATCTCAGTATCGGATTCCGGTCCCGGGATACCGGAAAAAGAGCTGGACCGAATTTTTGACCGGTTTTACCGATCCTGGGATCGGACCGGCGATACCCATATAGGCTTAGGCCTTGCCATTGCAAGAAAAATAGTTGAACTCCACGGAGAAGAACTCAAGGTGGACACAGCCCCAGGGAAAGGAACCCGGTTTTATTTCTGCCTGCCCGCAGCCGAATGA
- a CDS encoding response regulator transcription factor, with product MTIQQILVVEDNLDMANLVALHFGNEGWQVDIAADGPAGLRKARTGRYHLVILDIMLPEIDGLEVLKSLKIQKVLTPVILLTSKSSEIDRVLGLELGADDYVTKPFSIRELVARAKAIFRRIDTVRESQGPRDMADLGIGELRLIQDKRKVLKGGIPVALTAKEYDLLLHFAKHPGKVFSRSQLLDNVWGYGHDGYDHVVNSNINRLRGKIETDPARPEYILTVWGVGYKFRDEEQD from the coding sequence GTGACCATTCAACAGATTCTTGTGGTGGAAGACAACCTGGATATGGCAAATCTTGTGGCGCTGCACTTTGGCAACGAGGGGTGGCAGGTGGACATTGCGGCCGACGGTCCTGCAGGGTTGCGCAAAGCCAGGACAGGCCGCTACCATCTGGTCATCCTGGATATCATGCTGCCTGAAATAGATGGCCTGGAAGTGCTCAAATCCCTTAAGATCCAAAAGGTGCTTACCCCTGTCATCCTCTTAACCTCCAAATCATCGGAAATAGACCGGGTCCTGGGCCTGGAGCTTGGGGCGGACGATTATGTCACCAAGCCTTTTTCCATCCGGGAACTTGTGGCCAGGGCCAAGGCCATTTTCAGGCGTATTGATACTGTACGAGAATCCCAAGGCCCTCGGGATATGGCTGACCTTGGCATTGGGGAACTCCGGCTGATTCAAGACAAACGCAAGGTTCTCAAGGGGGGAATACCTGTGGCGCTCACGGCTAAGGAATACGATCTTTTATTGCATTTTGCCAAACATCCCGGAAAAGTGTTCAGCCGCTCCCAGCTGCTGGATAACGTCTGGGGATACGGCCATGACGGTTACGACCATGTGGTCAACTCCAATATTAACCGCCTCAGGGGCAAGATCGAAACCGACCCGGCCCGGCCTGAATACATCCTGACTGTTTGGGGCGTGGGCTATAAATTCCGGGACGAGGAACAGGATTAA
- the msrB gene encoding peptide-methionine (R)-S-oxide reductase MsrB: MMNPRRIVKIFVSVLIILGIVAGVFAYADNKMDSKNMSTDMVLDNIMEDGLEVATFAGGCFWCTESDFEKVEGVKEAVSGYTGGHTRHPSYSEVSGGTTGHTEAVQVYYDPGMVSYEYLLDVFWRHINPTDPGGQFVDRGNQYRSEIFYHNDTQKRLALTSKKKLGKSMVFDKPIVTPITRLVEFYPAEEYHQDYYKRNPKRYKYYRWSSGRDQFIEKAWENHPPMDKKMGKDSDTMDGGDMAPEKEMDMMKKEGPMNDMGENMEKITWKRPHDNEIRSKLTPLQYKITQKDGTEPPFQNEYWDNKAQGIYVDVVSGEPLFSSNDKFKSGTGWPSFTRPLEADNVIEKKDVSLFMVRTEVRSRHADSHLGHVFDDGPAPTGLRYCINSAALRFIPKENLEAEGYGQYASLF, encoded by the coding sequence ATGATGAATCCCAGACGTATCGTAAAAATTTTTGTCAGTGTACTAATCATTTTGGGCATAGTGGCAGGCGTCTTCGCCTATGCTGATAACAAAATGGATTCAAAAAATATGTCCACAGATATGGTTCTGGACAACATTATGGAAGACGGGCTGGAAGTAGCGACGTTTGCAGGTGGCTGTTTCTGGTGCACGGAGTCTGACTTTGAGAAGGTGGAGGGCGTTAAAGAAGCCGTGTCCGGATACACCGGCGGCCATACCCGTCATCCATCCTATTCGGAAGTCTCAGGCGGCACCACCGGTCATACCGAAGCAGTCCAGGTTTATTATGATCCCGGAATGGTTTCTTACGAGTATTTACTGGATGTATTCTGGCGCCATATCAACCCCACGGACCCGGGCGGACAGTTCGTGGACAGGGGTAACCAGTACCGGTCGGAAATTTTCTACCACAACGACACCCAGAAACGCCTGGCCCTGACGTCCAAAAAGAAACTGGGAAAATCAATGGTCTTTGACAAGCCCATTGTGACCCCCATCACCCGGCTCGTTGAATTTTATCCGGCTGAAGAATATCACCAGGACTATTACAAGCGCAATCCCAAACGTTACAAGTATTATCGGTGGAGCTCCGGCCGGGACCAGTTTATTGAAAAGGCCTGGGAGAACCATCCCCCCATGGACAAAAAAATGGGCAAGGATTCCGACACAATGGACGGCGGCGACATGGCCCCTGAAAAGGAGATGGACATGATGAAAAAAGAAGGCCCCATGAATGATATGGGCGAAAACATGGAAAAAATAACCTGGAAACGGCCCCATGACAATGAGATCCGGTCAAAGCTGACCCCACTTCAGTACAAAATCACCCAGAAAGATGGAACCGAGCCGCCTTTCCAGAATGAATACTGGGATAATAAAGCGCAGGGCATCTATGTTGATGTCGTATCCGGTGAGCCTTTGTTCAGCTCCAATGACAAATTCAAATCCGGTACGGGATGGCCTAGTTTCACACGCCCCCTGGAAGCGGACAATGTTATTGAAAAAAAGGATGTAAGCCTGTTCATGGTCCGCACCGAAGTGCGTAGCCGGCATGCCGACTCCCACCTGGGCCATGTGTTTGACGATGGGCCTGCTCCCACGGGACTGCGGTACTGCATTAATTCGGCTGCCCTCAGGTTTATCCCCAAGGAAAACCTTGAGGCCGAAGGATATGGGCAGTATGCCTCTTTATTCTAA
- a CDS encoding FAD-dependent oxidoreductase, which produces MNNRVIKLLILGIFILGFILFFAFDLHHQVSFENLKGQQASLEKFYAANTFLTIFIYAAAYIIITGLSLPGAAVMTLAGGALFGLTAGTVIVSFASTIGATLAFLAARFLLKDYIQDRFADRLRKINEGIENDGPFYLFTLRLVPVFPFFVINVVMGLTPIKTGMFYIVSQVGMLPGTLAYINAGTQLAQVKTPSGILSPALIASFALLGVFPWIARAFTNFLKKRRVMAKFRKPSQFDYNLVVIGAGSAGLVTSYIAAAVKAGVALIEKDKMGGDCLNTGCVPSKSLIRSAKMLSYAKRAKEFGFEHTQVDFQFSDVMERVENIIKKIAPNDSVERYTNLGVDCISGEAQIISPYEIEVNGKTITTRSIVVATGAGPRIPPIPGLDQVAYLTSDTVWSLRQLPRRLVVVGGGPIGCELSQAFARLGAQVTQVGRAPRLMGREDEDVADFIKEIFTREGIQVLTGHKTKEIRVDGDHKTLICTRNSDQQDVVVEFDAILLAVGRVANTRGFGLKKLGVALNPNGTIKTNKWLQTTIPNMYAAGDVAGPYQFTHVASHQAWYACVNALFGGLKKFKADYRVIPWSTFTDPEVARVGMNETDCLAANIPYEVTRYNIDDLDRAIADSEAHGFVKVLTVPKKDRILGVTIVGAHAGDLIHEFILAMKYNIGLNKILGTIHIYPTLAESGRSAAGAWKRARMPETALGFVERYLAWLRR; this is translated from the coding sequence ATGAATAACAGGGTCATTAAATTACTCATTCTTGGGATCTTTATCCTGGGTTTTATTCTGTTTTTCGCATTCGACCTTCACCATCAGGTTTCTTTCGAGAACCTTAAAGGCCAGCAAGCCTCTCTGGAAAAATTTTATGCCGCAAACACCTTCCTGACCATTTTTATTTATGCTGCGGCATATATCATTATAACAGGGCTGTCACTTCCGGGCGCAGCCGTGATGACCCTGGCAGGCGGTGCCTTGTTCGGCCTGACCGCAGGCACGGTTATCGTCTCCTTTGCCAGCACCATCGGTGCTACTCTGGCATTTCTTGCGGCGCGATTCCTGTTAAAGGACTATATCCAGGATCGATTTGCCGACCGGTTGCGAAAAATTAATGAAGGTATTGAAAATGACGGGCCCTTTTATCTTTTCACCCTGCGCCTGGTGCCGGTGTTTCCTTTTTTCGTCATCAATGTGGTCATGGGGCTTACCCCCATTAAGACGGGCATGTTTTATATTGTCAGCCAGGTGGGTATGCTTCCCGGAACCCTTGCCTACATCAATGCCGGTACCCAGTTGGCCCAGGTCAAAACCCCGTCCGGGATTCTTTCCCCCGCTTTGATCGCCTCCTTTGCCCTTTTGGGCGTATTCCCCTGGATCGCAAGGGCGTTTACCAACTTTTTAAAAAAACGGCGGGTCATGGCAAAATTTCGTAAACCCTCTCAATTTGACTATAACCTGGTGGTCATCGGTGCCGGTTCCGCAGGTCTTGTGACCTCGTATATCGCCGCCGCTGTGAAGGCCGGTGTGGCATTGATTGAAAAGGATAAGATGGGGGGAGACTGCCTGAATACCGGGTGTGTTCCCAGCAAATCATTGATTCGCAGCGCAAAAATGCTTTCCTATGCCAAACGGGCAAAGGAATTTGGTTTTGAACATACCCAGGTCGACTTTCAATTTAGTGACGTGATGGAGCGGGTGGAAAACATTATAAAAAAAATAGCGCCCAATGATTCTGTGGAACGGTATACCAACCTGGGAGTTGACTGCATTTCAGGGGAGGCCCAAATTATTTCCCCATATGAAATTGAAGTAAACGGTAAAACCATAACCACCCGCAGCATTGTGGTGGCCACGGGGGCCGGACCCAGAATTCCTCCCATCCCTGGTCTGGACCAGGTGGCATACCTGACCTCCGACACGGTCTGGTCCTTGCGGCAACTGCCCCGGCGTCTGGTGGTGGTGGGCGGCGGCCCCATCGGGTGCGAGCTCAGCCAGGCCTTTGCCCGTCTGGGCGCCCAGGTTACCCAGGTGGGCCGGGCTCCCCGGCTCATGGGTCGGGAGGATGAGGATGTGGCGGATTTCATCAAGGAGATTTTCACCAGAGAGGGCATCCAAGTCCTCACCGGGCATAAGACAAAGGAAATACGGGTGGACGGGGACCACAAAACCCTGATCTGCACCCGGAATTCAGATCAACAGGACGTGGTTGTTGAGTTTGACGCGATCCTGCTTGCCGTAGGCCGCGTGGCCAATACCAGGGGCTTTGGCCTGAAAAAATTGGGAGTGGCACTGAACCCTAACGGCACCATTAAAACCAATAAATGGCTGCAGACCACCATTCCCAATATGTATGCCGCCGGTGATGTGGCAGGGCCTTATCAATTCACCCATGTAGCCTCCCATCAGGCCTGGTATGCTTGTGTAAACGCCTTGTTCGGCGGTTTGAAAAAATTCAAGGCCGACTACCGGGTGATCCCCTGGTCCACCTTTACCGATCCCGAAGTGGCCCGGGTGGGGATGAACGAAACCGATTGCCTTGCCGCCAATATCCCGTATGAGGTTACCCGCTACAACATTGACGACCTGGACCGGGCCATTGCCGACTCCGAAGCCCACGGATTTGTTAAGGTTTTGACCGTCCCCAAAAAAGACAGGATTCTGGGGGTGACCATTGTGGGCGCCCATGCCGGTGATTTAATTCATGAATTTATTTTGGCCATGAAATATAATATCGGATTGAATAAAATTCTTGGCACCATCCATATTTATCCAACCCTGGCAGAGTCCGGCCGGTCTGCCGCCGGGGCCTGGAAAAGAGCCCGGATGCCTGAAACCGCTCTTGGGTTTGTTGAACGTTATCTGGCTTGGCTGCGTAGATAA
- a CDS encoding TIGR04282 family arsenosugar biosynthesis glycosyltransferase — MTKNNAVITFIKFPEKGRVKTRLAKGVGEKAVVELYQCFVMDVLDMVRSTPWALRVYFHPEKSCRRIRSWLGNDLDLFPQAGTTLGDKMKNALTKTFAAGYERAVLIGSDLPDLPSGIIDTAFNALNSTDAVIGPSPDGGYYLIGFTANGFVPRIFNNIPWGTNRVFDLTLNNFQDHAVSPFCLPIWRDIDTKEDLQALGLDPVSGPAMHTTRYLKKKGLTC; from the coding sequence ATGACAAAAAATAATGCGGTCATTACTTTTATCAAATTCCCGGAAAAAGGCCGGGTCAAGACACGATTGGCAAAGGGCGTGGGGGAAAAAGCTGTTGTGGAGCTGTATCAATGTTTTGTGATGGATGTTCTGGATATGGTTCGATCAACACCCTGGGCGTTAAGGGTTTACTTTCATCCCGAAAAGAGCTGCCGTCGCATCCGATCATGGCTGGGAAACGATTTGGATCTTTTCCCCCAGGCCGGCACCACATTGGGCGATAAAATGAAAAATGCTCTTACAAAGACGTTTGCCGCCGGGTATGAGCGGGCTGTTCTGATTGGGTCTGATTTACCCGACCTGCCGTCTGGCATCATTGATACCGCCTTTAACGCATTGAACAGCACCGATGCGGTCATCGGCCCAAGTCCGGACGGCGGGTATTATCTAATTGGATTCACGGCCAATGGTTTTGTTCCCCGGATTTTTAATAATATCCCTTGGGGAACCAACCGCGTATTTGACTTGACCCTGAATAATTTCCAGGACCATGCTGTTTCACCCTTTTGCCTGCCGATTTGGCGTGATATTGACACCAAAGAGGATTTGCAGGCCCTGGGCCTTGATCCGGTAAGCGGTCCTGCCATGCACACCACCCGTTACCTAAAGAAAAAAGGACTGACATGTTAA
- a CDS encoding DUF3047 domain-containing protein produces MLSRQNQNRIMAGIIMVLSFAGVLHAGQVLTVADFSRADVGKTLPHYWEALTFKKITAHTIYEAVKDQGRTVIKAQSHASASGLIRKIRIDLKKYPVIQWQWKVTGIYKKGDVTSKSGDDYPARIYVAFEYDPGKVGVWEKAKFGTIRLIYGQYPPSSSVTYIWANHAPIGTRISNPYTKRVMMIAVQSGVNKVGTWVTEERNIYQDYVDSFGHAPPMTSGVAIMTDSDNTGEAATAFYGDIIFKSSPGARTP; encoded by the coding sequence ATGTTAAGCAGGCAAAATCAAAATCGGATTATGGCCGGTATCATCATGGTTTTAAGCTTTGCAGGCGTTCTCCACGCTGGGCAGGTATTGACCGTGGCGGACTTTTCCCGGGCGGATGTGGGGAAAACACTGCCGCACTACTGGGAGGCGTTGACATTTAAAAAGATAACGGCTCACACAATATATGAGGCGGTCAAGGATCAGGGCCGAACCGTTATCAAAGCTCAGAGCCACGCATCAGCTTCCGGGCTTATCCGCAAAATCCGCATTGATTTAAAAAAATATCCTGTGATCCAATGGCAATGGAAAGTTACCGGCATATATAAAAAAGGCGATGTTACCAGCAAAAGCGGGGATGATTATCCGGCACGGATTTATGTGGCTTTTGAATATGACCCCGGCAAGGTGGGGGTCTGGGAAAAAGCCAAATTTGGGACCATCCGTTTGATATATGGCCAATATCCGCCTTCAAGTTCTGTGACCTATATTTGGGCCAACCACGCACCTATAGGAACCCGGATATCCAATCCCTATACCAAACGTGTGATGATGATTGCTGTCCAGAGTGGTGTAAACAAGGTCGGTACCTGGGTGACCGAGGAACGCAATATTTATCAGGATTATGTGGACAGTTTCGGCCACGCGCCTCCCATGACTTCCGGTGTGGCAATCATGACGGACTCGGACAATACAGGTGAGGCCGCAACGGCCTTTTACGGTGATATTATTTTTAAATCAAGCCCGGGAGCCCGTACGCCTTGA
- a CDS encoding TIGR04283 family arsenosugar biosynthesis glycosyltransferase, which translates to MSPLISVIIPVYCESNGINLTIDRIKSSASASGMISLTEIIVVDGDPGKSTLKVINDPDIIKKASPAGRGVQMNTGARAATADVLLFLHADTILPANAFSMILDVCRDKDIVAGAFDLVIDAPHPGFRLIEKTATLRSRITRIPFGDQAIFIKADCFQKLGGYKPIALMEDVDIMLRIRQRGHRIRFISNPVVTSARRWKKEGMIYTTIRNWILQLLFYTGVSSEKLKNYYHFL; encoded by the coding sequence TTGAGTCCCCTGATATCCGTCATCATACCGGTCTATTGCGAGAGCAATGGCATAAACCTGACCATTGACCGCATAAAATCATCAGCATCGGCATCGGGAATGATTTCTTTGACGGAAATCATTGTGGTGGACGGTGATCCGGGAAAAAGCACCCTGAAGGTCATCAATGACCCGGATATTATAAAAAAAGCATCTCCGGCGGGCCGGGGCGTGCAGATGAACACCGGTGCCCGGGCCGCAACCGCAGATGTGCTGTTGTTTCTTCACGCAGATACCATTCTGCCTGCCAATGCGTTTAGCATGATTCTGGATGTCTGCCGGGACAAGGATATTGTTGCCGGTGCTTTTGATCTGGTCATTGACGCGCCGCATCCGGGTTTTCGACTCATCGAAAAAACCGCAACCCTTCGTTCCCGGATCACCCGTATTCCCTTTGGGGATCAGGCCATATTCATTAAGGCGGACTGTTTCCAAAAATTGGGGGGATATAAACCGATTGCGCTGATGGAAGATGTGGACATCATGCTTAGAATCAGACAAAGGGGGCATCGGATCCGGTTTATTTCCAATCCGGTGGTCACCTCGGCCCGGCGCTGGAAAAAAGAAGGCATGATATACACAACCATCCGCAACTGGATACTCCAACTACTGTTCTATACCGGGGTCAGCTCTGAAAAATTGAAAAATTACTATCACTTTTTATAA
- a CDS encoding alkene reductase, with the protein MKTLFDPISIGSYNLKNRIVLAPMTRGRAGSERIPNDLMADYYFQRSSAGLLITEATVISKQGIGWIDSPGIYTSQMVEGWQKVTRKLNPTGTPIFLQLWHCGRASHSDFHNGDAPVSASAVRIEGDGIHTPLGKKEYEIPRALTIDEIKATVDDYRKAAVNAKEAGFSGVEVHAANGYLINQFLDSKTNLRDDEYGGSLENKFRFLKEVLNTTLEIWPPEQVGVRISPNGVFNDMGSSDFRQTFLYVAEELNKLHLGYLHIMDGLAFGFHEKGDPMTLSEFRKIYNGVIMGNCGYTKESAEERIANGDADLAAFGRPYITNPDLPERLKNGWPLNPSEDMSLWYTPGPEGYTDYQPYKK; encoded by the coding sequence ATGAAAACTTTATTCGATCCAATTTCAATAGGAAGCTATAATTTAAAAAATAGAATTGTATTGGCACCCATGACCCGGGGACGTGCTGGATCCGAGCGCATACCTAATGACTTGATGGCCGACTATTATTTTCAGCGTTCTTCGGCCGGATTACTTATCACGGAGGCCACAGTAATTTCAAAGCAAGGCATCGGGTGGATTGATTCCCCTGGAATATACACCAGCCAAATGGTAGAAGGATGGCAGAAAGTCACCCGGAAATTAAACCCTACAGGGACCCCGATTTTTCTACAACTCTGGCACTGCGGCAGAGCGTCTCACAGCGATTTCCACAATGGAGATGCTCCGGTTTCGGCTTCAGCTGTCCGGATAGAAGGCGACGGCATCCACACGCCTTTAGGAAAAAAAGAGTATGAAATACCCCGTGCCCTGACCATTGATGAAATTAAAGCCACCGTGGATGATTACCGGAAAGCAGCCGTGAATGCAAAAGAAGCTGGTTTTTCAGGCGTAGAGGTGCATGCGGCCAACGGATACTTGATCAATCAGTTCCTTGATTCAAAAACCAATCTCAGGGACGATGAGTATGGTGGCAGCCTGGAAAATAAATTCCGGTTTTTAAAAGAAGTGCTGAATACTACTTTAGAAATTTGGCCTCCGGAACAGGTGGGTGTTCGGATATCCCCAAATGGTGTTTTTAACGATATGGGCAGCAGTGATTTTAGACAGACCTTCCTGTATGTCGCAGAAGAACTGAATAAATTGCACCTGGGTTATCTGCACATCATGGATGGCCTTGCTTTTGGCTTCCATGAAAAGGGCGATCCCATGACCTTGTCCGAGTTCCGGAAGATATACAACGGTGTCATTATGGGCAATTGCGGATACACAAAAGAATCGGCTGAGGAGCGAATCGCAAATGGAGATGCGGACCTGGCAGCCTTTGGCAGACCTTATATTACCAATCCGGATTTGCCGGAACGGTTAAAGAATGGCTGGCCGCTGAATCCTTCAGAAGATATGTCCTTATGGTACACCCCGGGACCTGAAGGGTACACAGATTATCAGCCTTATAAAAAGTGA